In Paracoccus aminophilus JCM 7686, a single window of DNA contains:
- a CDS encoding 1-acyl-sn-glycerol-3-phosphate acyltransferase has product MKSRIDPLIVERAPWLFSGKWHHTMVRELLMRLLRYPETLDIGAEYRDLPTDELMRRLAMLTVRDMVVDGLKNLPSSGPALIVSNHPTGIADGVVLNHLISALRGDLFIYANHDILRVLPQMESLIAPVEWRQEKRSHAKTRQTMDYTKRALEAGRIGLIFPSGRLAKRHGLTLHERPWMASAAMIARKYGVPVIPLRIRAHNSFLFYALDAIHPTVRDVTLFNEMLNKARQTYRITIGTPIDPSTLPIKSEEGIEVLRAAVLALPEPGPEAVRLSHLRRLENRRLAARPA; this is encoded by the coding sequence ATGAAAAGCCGTATAGATCCGCTGATTGTCGAGCGGGCACCCTGGCTCTTTTCCGGCAAATGGCACCATACGATGGTGCGTGAGCTGCTGATGCGGCTGTTGCGCTATCCCGAGACGCTCGACATCGGCGCGGAATACCGCGACTTGCCCACCGATGAGCTGATGCGCCGCCTCGCCATGCTGACCGTGCGCGATATGGTGGTGGATGGGCTCAAGAACCTGCCCAGCTCGGGCCCGGCGCTGATCGTCTCGAACCATCCAACCGGGATCGCCGATGGGGTCGTGCTGAACCACCTGATCTCGGCGCTGCGTGGCGATCTGTTCATCTATGCCAACCACGACATCCTGCGCGTGCTGCCGCAGATGGAATCGCTGATCGCGCCGGTCGAATGGCGGCAGGAAAAGCGCAGCCATGCCAAGACACGCCAGACGATGGATTACACCAAGCGCGCGCTGGAAGCCGGGCGGATCGGGCTAATCTTCCCCTCGGGGCGTCTGGCCAAGCGCCACGGGCTGACGCTGCATGAGCGCCCCTGGATGGCCAGCGCCGCGATGATCGCGCGCAAATATGGCGTGCCGGTGATCCCTTTGCGGATCCGCGCGCATAACTCGTTCCTCTTCTATGCGCTCGACGCGATCCATCCGACCGTGCGGGATGTGACGCTTTTCAACGAGATGCTGAACAAGGCGCGCCAGACCTATCGCATCACCATTGGCACACCGATTGATCCCTCGACGCTGCCGATCAAAAGCGAGGAAGGGATCGAGGTTCTGCGCGCCGCGGTTCTGGCCTTGCCCGAGCCCGGCCCCGAGGCCGTGCGGCTCTCGCATCTTCGCAGGCTCGAAAACCGCAGGCTTGCCGCGCGCCCGGCCTAA
- the proB gene encoding glutamate 5-kinase: MAALTPDLGQARRLVVKVGSALLVGEDGLRGEWLQALCDDIAEARQRGTAVVLVSSGAIALGRKVLGLPAGALSLEQSQAAAAVGQIRLARAYEEALAPHGVKTAQLLLTLDDTMDRRRYLNSRATMQTLLGLGVVPIVNENDTVATDEIRYGDNDRLAAQIAVTCGADQLLLLSDVDGLYTANPKTDPTAVHLPVVEQLTPEIEAMGGDPVSGLSKGGMKTKLMAARTAVAGGCAMAIAEGFVLNPLAAVAAGAQVTWFLPDTDPQAARKRWIAAMKPKGEIRIDEGAARALSLGKSLLPAGVRQVEGEFGRGEPVVILDLNGNRLGCGLTRYASGEAREIAGHRSDEITEILGYPGRAALIHRDDMVM; this comes from the coding sequence ATGGCGGCCCTGACCCCTGATCTCGGCCAGGCGCGGCGTCTCGTCGTCAAGGTCGGCTCGGCGCTGCTGGTCGGCGAGGACGGGCTGCGCGGTGAGTGGCTGCAGGCGCTGTGCGACGACATCGCCGAGGCGCGTCAGCGCGGCACGGCGGTGGTGCTGGTCTCGTCCGGCGCCATCGCGCTTGGCCGCAAGGTGCTGGGCCTGCCTGCCGGTGCGCTTAGCCTCGAGCAATCGCAGGCGGCAGCGGCCGTGGGTCAGATCCGTCTCGCGCGCGCCTATGAAGAGGCGCTCGCGCCCCATGGCGTCAAGACCGCCCAGCTCTTGCTGACGCTTGACGATACGATGGACCGGCGCCGCTATCTCAACAGCCGCGCCACCATGCAGACGCTTCTGGGTCTGGGCGTCGTGCCGATCGTGAACGAAAACGACACGGTCGCGACCGACGAGATCCGCTATGGCGACAACGACCGTCTCGCCGCTCAGATCGCCGTCACCTGCGGCGCGGATCAGCTGTTGCTCTTGTCCGATGTCGACGGGCTTTATACCGCGAACCCCAAAACCGACCCGACCGCCGTGCATCTGCCGGTGGTCGAGCAGCTGACGCCCGAGATCGAGGCGATGGGCGGCGATCCGGTCTCGGGGCTCTCGAAGGGCGGGATGAAGACCAAGCTGATGGCCGCGCGCACCGCCGTTGCGGGCGGTTGCGCCATGGCGATTGCCGAGGGCTTCGTGCTCAATCCGCTGGCTGCGGTCGCGGCGGGCGCGCAAGTGACGTGGTTTCTGCCCGACACCGACCCGCAGGCTGCGCGCAAGCGTTGGATCGCGGCGATGAAGCCCAAGGGCGAGATCCGCATCGACGAGGGCGCGGCGCGCGCACTATCGCTCGGGAAATCCCTGCTGCCCGCCGGCGTGCGTCAGGTTGAGGGCGAGTTCGGTCGCGGCGAACCGGTGGTCATTCTCGATTTGAACGGCAATCGGCTCGGCTGCGGGCTGACGCGCTATGCCTCGGGCGAGGCGCGCGAGATCGCAGGACATCGCAGCGATGAGATCACAGAGATCCTCGGCTATCCCGGCCGGGCGGCGCTGATCCACCGTGACGATATGGTGATGTAA
- the obgE gene encoding GTPase ObgE gives MKFLDLAKVYIRSGGGGAGCVSFRREKFIEYGGPDGGDGGRGGDVWAEAVDGLNTLIDFRYQQHFFAKSGQHGMGSQRTGASGDEIILKVPTGTEILDEDQETVIADLTHAGQRVLLAKGGNGGFGNLHFKSSTNRSPRNANPGLPGIERTLWLRLKLIADAGLVGLPNAGKSTFLAAVSNARPKIADYPFTTLHPNLGVVGVDAHEFVIADIPGLIEGASEGRGLGDQFLGHVERCAVLLHLVDGTSEDVASDARTILDELEAYSPKLAEKPRITVLNKVDALDDETRAERRAELEAEIGGPVMEMSGVAKIGVTDVLRALWTRIEPTRSGAKDADEAETWRP, from the coding sequence ATGAAATTCCTTGACCTCGCAAAAGTATATATTCGTTCGGGCGGCGGCGGCGCGGGCTGCGTCTCGTTCCGGCGTGAGAAATTCATCGAATACGGCGGGCCGGATGGCGGCGACGGCGGGCGCGGCGGCGATGTCTGGGCCGAGGCCGTGGACGGGCTGAACACGCTGATCGACTTCCGCTATCAGCAGCATTTCTTCGCGAAATCCGGCCAGCACGGCATGGGCTCGCAGCGCACCGGCGCGAGCGGCGACGAAATCATCCTGAAAGTGCCGACCGGGACCGAGATCCTTGACGAGGATCAGGAAACCGTGATCGCGGACCTGACCCATGCCGGGCAGCGCGTGCTTCTGGCCAAGGGCGGCAATGGCGGTTTTGGCAACCTGCATTTCAAAAGCTCGACCAACCGCTCGCCGCGCAATGCCAATCCGGGCCTGCCGGGGATCGAGCGCACGCTGTGGCTGCGGCTCAAGCTGATCGCGGATGCCGGGCTCGTCGGTCTGCCGAATGCCGGGAAGTCGACCTTCCTCGCGGCGGTCTCGAATGCGCGCCCGAAAATCGCGGATTATCCCTTCACCACACTGCACCCCAATCTGGGCGTGGTCGGCGTCGATGCCCATGAATTCGTCATCGCCGACATTCCCGGTCTGATCGAGGGCGCCTCGGAGGGCCGCGGGCTTGGCGATCAGTTCCTCGGCCATGTCGAGCGTTGCGCGGTGCTTTTGCATCTCGTCGATGGCACTTCCGAGGATGTCGCGAGCGATGCGCGCACCATTCTGGATGAGCTCGAAGCCTATTCGCCAAAGCTCGCCGAAAAGCCGCGCATCACCGTGCTGAATAAGGTCGATGCGCTGGATGACGAGACCCGCGCCGAGCGCCGTGCCGAGCTTGAGGCCGAGATCGGCGGCCCGGTCATGGAGATGTCGGGCGTGGCCAAGATCGGCGTCACGGATGTGCTGCGCGCGCTCTGGACCCGGATCGAGCCGACGCGCAGCGGGGCAAAAGACGCAGATGAGGCGGAAACATGGCGGCCCTGA
- a CDS encoding DMT family transporter: MLLLAIALEVTGTSLLHATEQFSRLTPTLAMAGCYGLSFYLLSRVLRHIPLGIAYALWSGLGMIMVALVGTFLLGQPLDLAAMVGLAFILVGVVIVNLFSKSSSHETP, encoded by the coding sequence GTGCTGTTGCTGGCGATCGCGCTTGAGGTCACCGGCACCTCGCTTCTTCATGCGACCGAGCAATTCTCGCGCCTCACGCCGACGCTCGCGATGGCGGGGTGCTACGGGCTGTCCTTCTACCTGCTGTCGCGCGTGCTCCGGCACATCCCCCTCGGCATTGCCTATGCGCTCTGGAGCGGGCTTGGCATGATCATGGTCGCGCTTGTCGGCACTTTTCTTCTGGGCCAGCCGCTCGACCTTGCGGCCATGGTCGGGCTTGCCTTCATCCTTGTCGGCGTGGTCATCGTCAACCTCTTCTCGAAATCCTCGAGCCACGAAACGCCATGA
- a CDS encoding protein adenylyltransferase SelO, giving the protein MIRFDNSYARLPSGFFTRTAPTPVRDPKLIALNRPLAESLGLDADWLSGAEGLRMLSGNAMPEGAEPIAQAYAGHQFGGFSPQLGDGRAILLGEIRAPDGKRYDLQLKGAGPTPFSRRGDGRAWLGPVLREYLVSEFMAAFGLPTTRALAAVSTGEIVVREMPYPGAILTRVASSHIRVGTFEFYAARGDHERLKLLADHVIARHYPEVGSALGLLEAVIRAQAATIAQWMALGFIHGVMNTDNMSVSGETIDYGPCAFMDGYHPDMVFSSIDQTGRYAWSEQPNIAVWNLAQLASCLVPLMGEDADKAVDAATRAVHDFPAIYQKQWLLRFGAKIGLTEASEKDRPLIERLLDLMAASRADFTRTFAGLSDGTAASEFKDPAGFLAWQQDWQKRLASEADPQAVMARANPRRIPRNHRIEEVISAARDGNFAPFHKLDEALRAPREPRADWDEFSLAPTSEQVVHRTFCGT; this is encoded by the coding sequence ATGATCCGCTTTGACAACAGTTATGCGCGCTTGCCCTCTGGCTTTTTCACCCGCACGGCGCCCACGCCCGTGCGCGACCCCAAGCTGATCGCGCTCAACCGCCCGCTTGCCGAAAGCCTCGGGCTTGATGCGGATTGGCTTTCGGGGGCCGAAGGTCTGCGAATGCTGTCAGGAAACGCCATGCCCGAAGGGGCCGAGCCGATCGCTCAGGCCTATGCCGGCCACCAGTTCGGCGGCTTCTCGCCCCAGCTTGGTGATGGCCGCGCGATCCTTTTGGGCGAGATCCGAGCGCCGGACGGCAAACGTTATGATCTCCAGCTCAAAGGCGCAGGCCCGACGCCCTTTTCGCGGCGCGGCGATGGCCGGGCTTGGCTTGGGCCGGTGCTGCGCGAATATCTGGTCAGCGAATTCATGGCGGCCTTTGGCCTGCCGACGACCCGCGCCTTGGCGGCGGTCTCGACCGGCGAGATCGTCGTGCGCGAAATGCCCTATCCCGGCGCCATTCTGACCCGCGTCGCCTCAAGCCATATCCGGGTCGGCACCTTCGAATTCTACGCCGCGCGCGGCGATCATGAGCGGCTGAAGCTTCTGGCCGATCACGTCATCGCCCGCCATTACCCCGAGGTCGGCTCGGCGCTTGGCCTCCTCGAAGCGGTCATTCGGGCACAGGCGGCGACCATCGCGCAATGGATGGCGCTCGGCTTCATTCACGGGGTGATGAACACCGACAATATGTCGGTTTCGGGCGAAACCATCGATTATGGGCCCTGCGCCTTCATGGACGGCTATCACCCGGATATGGTCTTTTCCTCGATCGACCAGACCGGCCGTTATGCCTGGAGCGAGCAGCCCAATATCGCGGTCTGGAACCTCGCGCAGCTCGCGAGCTGTCTTGTGCCGCTGATGGGCGAGGATGCTGACAAGGCAGTCGATGCGGCAACGCGCGCCGTTCATGACTTCCCTGCGATCTATCAAAAACAATGGCTTCTGCGCTTTGGCGCCAAGATCGGTCTGACCGAGGCGAGCGAAAAGGATCGCCCGCTGATCGAGCGCTTGCTCGATCTGATGGCCGCCTCGCGCGCCGATTTCACCCGCACCTTCGCGGGGCTTTCGGACGGCACCGCTGCGTCCGAATTCAAGGACCCCGCCGGGTTTCTCGCCTGGCAGCAGGACTGGCAGAAACGCCTTGCGTCCGAAGCGGATCCACAGGCCGTCATGGCGCGCGCCAATCCCCGGCGCATCCCGCGCAACCATCGCATCGAAGAGGTGATCTCTGCCGCGCGGGACGGGAACTTCGCCCCGTTCCACAAGTTGGACGAAGCCCTTCGCGCGCCGCGTGAGCCGCGCGCCGATTGGGATGAGTTTTCTCTGGCACCCACCTCGGAACAGGTGGTGCACCGGACCTTTTGCGGGACGTGA
- a CDS encoding endonuclease/exonuclease/phosphatase family protein, with product MVTTSGKLRLASYNLHKCRGMTGPHAPERNLEVIAELAPDIIALQEVDFRLGARPEALPRALIEKWTGLVPVPFLGTSESSLGWHGQTILIKPEFSEKASIRRLPLPGIEPRGALALRLPGLTVVALHLGLMRSSRRQQLARIISRAGLIGGDELILTGDFNEWHDTRGLEALDPLHVLAPGPSWPAPFPRLRYDRIAVSPGITVERSGVLNSPIARIASDHLPIWAHIALDS from the coding sequence ATGGTGACGACATCGGGGAAGCTGCGGCTGGCGAGCTACAATCTGCACAAATGCCGAGGGATGACCGGGCCACACGCCCCCGAGCGCAATCTCGAAGTCATTGCAGAGCTCGCCCCCGATATCATCGCGCTTCAGGAGGTGGACTTTCGCCTTGGCGCGCGCCCCGAAGCCCTGCCCCGCGCACTGATCGAGAAATGGACCGGGCTCGTCCCGGTGCCTTTCCTTGGCACCAGTGAAAGCTCGCTCGGCTGGCATGGCCAGACCATCCTGATCAAACCCGAATTTTCCGAGAAAGCCTCGATCCGGCGGCTGCCTTTGCCGGGGATTGAGCCGCGCGGCGCGCTTGCTTTGCGCCTGCCCGGGCTGACCGTGGTCGCGCTGCATCTCGGGCTGATGCGCAGCTCGCGCCGCCAGCAGCTGGCCCGGATCATTTCTCGTGCGGGCCTGATCGGCGGGGATGAGCTAATCCTCACCGGCGATTTCAACGAATGGCATGACACCCGCGGGCTCGAGGCACTCGATCCGCTGCATGTATTGGCGCCCGGACCGAGCTGGCCCGCGCCCTTCCCACGCCTGCGCTATGACCGCATTGCGGTCTCTCCGGGCATCACCGTCGAGCGCAGCGGCGTCCTAAACTCGCCGATCGCGCGAATTGCCTCAGACCATTTGCCGATTTGGGCCCATATAGCGCTTGACAGCTAG
- the eno gene encoding phosphopyruvate hydratase produces the protein MSAIVDIFAREILDSRGNPTVEVDVTLEDGTMGRAAVPSGASTGAHEAVEKRDGDKSRYLGKGVLDAVASVNGEIAENLIGEDATEQLAIDQMMCELDGTPNKARLGANAILGVSLAVAKAAAEATAQPLYRYVGGTSAHVLPVPMMNIINGGEHADNPIDIQEFMIMPVAAENIRDAVRMGSEVFHTLKKELSAAGLATGVGDEGGFAPNLSSTRDALDFILKAIEKAGYRPGDDIMVALDCASTEYFKNGRYEFAGEGKSLTAAENVDYLAALCADYPILSIEDGCAEDDWEGWKLLTDRLGKSVQLVGDDLFVTNPRRLAEGIAKGCANSLLVKVNQIGTLSETLDAVRMADRAGYTSVMSHRSGETEDATIADLAVATNCGQIKTGSLARSDRLAKYNQLIRIEEMLGETAQYAGRSILRG, from the coding sequence ATGAGTGCCATCGTCGATATTTTCGCGCGTGAGATCTTGGACAGCCGTGGGAATCCGACCGTAGAGGTCGATGTTACCCTCGAGGACGGCACCATGGGCCGCGCCGCCGTGCCCTCGGGCGCCTCGACTGGTGCCCATGAGGCTGTCGAGAAACGCGATGGCGACAAGTCCCGCTATCTCGGCAAAGGCGTGCTTGACGCCGTCGCTTCGGTCAACGGCGAGATCGCCGAAAACTTGATCGGGGAAGACGCGACCGAGCAGCTCGCCATCGACCAGATGATGTGTGAGCTCGACGGCACCCCGAACAAGGCCCGTCTGGGCGCCAATGCGATCCTTGGTGTCTCGCTCGCCGTGGCCAAGGCAGCTGCCGAGGCGACCGCCCAACCGCTTTACCGCTATGTCGGCGGCACGAGCGCCCATGTTCTGCCGGTTCCGATGATGAACATCATCAACGGCGGCGAGCATGCGGACAACCCGATCGACATCCAGGAATTCATGATCATGCCGGTTGCCGCGGAAAACATCCGTGACGCCGTCCGTATGGGCTCGGAAGTCTTCCACACGCTGAAGAAAGAACTGTCCGCTGCAGGTCTTGCCACCGGCGTCGGCGACGAGGGCGGTTTCGCCCCCAATCTGAGCTCGACCCGCGATGCGCTCGATTTCATCCTGAAAGCGATCGAAAAAGCGGGCTACCGCCCGGGCGACGACATCATGGTGGCGCTGGATTGCGCTTCGACCGAATATTTCAAAAACGGCCGCTATGAGTTTGCTGGCGAAGGAAAATCCCTGACCGCCGCCGAGAATGTCGACTATCTTGCCGCACTGTGCGCCGACTATCCGATCCTGTCGATCGAAGACGGCTGCGCCGAGGATGACTGGGAAGGCTGGAAGCTGCTGACCGATCGTCTTGGCAAATCGGTCCAGCTCGTTGGCGACGATCTCTTCGTCACCAACCCGCGCCGCCTTGCCGAAGGGATCGCCAAAGGCTGCGCGAACAGCCTTCTGGTCAAGGTCAACCAGATCGGGACGCTGTCGGAAACGCTCGACGCGGTCCGCATGGCTGATCGTGCGGGCTATACCTCCGTCATGTCGCACCGTTCGGGTGAAACCGAGGATGCCACGATTGCCGATCTCGCGGTTGCCACGAACTGCGGCCAAATCA